The Pseudomonas putida nucleotide sequence ACTCGGCCTGGTCGGCCGAGTCGAGCGCGTGCAGGTGCTGGGCGATCAGCTCGAAGGCTTCTTGCCAGCTGGTTTCGACGTAGTGGTCGGTGGCCGCGTCGTAACGCATCGGGTGGGTCAGGCGGCCTTGGTATTCGAGCCAGTAGTCGGTCTGGTCGAGCAACGTGCTGACGCTGTACTTGGCAAAGAATGCCGGGTCCACCGAGCGGCCGGTGGCTTCCCAGTTCACCGCCTTGGCACCGTTTTCGCAGAACTTGACCATATCGCCTTCCGGCGACTCGCCCCAGGCGCAGCCCGGGCAGTCGAAGCCACCGTTCTGGTTGGTCTTGAGCATGGCCCGCAGGTTCTTGAAGGCGTTGTCGCTGCCCAGCCAGCTTTTGGTCACGCTTTTCAGCGCACCCCAGCCGGCGGCGGGGCCCTTGTAGTCCCTGATGTGTTGGTCCTGGCTCATGCAGTCAATCCTCACGCGGCATGGAAATGTTCACCGGATCGATCTGCCCGGTGTTTTTTCCAGCCTATGGAGCCCGGCCCAGAGCCGTCCAATCGAAATACCTTACGGCACGATAAGCGCTTTCGATCATGCCCTGCAGCCCTTGCCACGCATGGCCTGCAGCCGTGATAGAGGGCATTGATCAAGCAGTCAGGGAAAGCGATTTGACGCGACTGGCCACAGGCTATAGCTTGGATCCTGTAGCCCCCATTTCCTTTCGAGCGCCAACGTGGAACAGAACAGCCGGGCCCTGATCGACGGCTTCAACCGGAAAATCGACTACCTGCGGATGTCGGTCACAGACCGCTGCGACTTCCGTTGCGTGTACTGCATGGCCGAAGACATGCAATTTCTGCCGCGCCAGCAGATCCTCAGCCTCGAAGAACTGTTCCAGGTGGCCGAGCGCTTCGTCGCCCTTGGCACCCGCAAAATCCGCCTGACCGGTGGCGAGCCGCTGGTGCGCCAGGGCATCGTCGACCTGTGCGGGCGCATTGCCGCCCTGCCCGGCCTGCGTGAACTGTGCATGACCAGCAATGGCTCGCAGCTCGGGCGCCTGGCCCGGCCGTTGTTCGACGCCGGCGTCACGCGCCTGAACATCAGCCTCGACAGCCTCGACGCCGAGCGTTTCAAGCAACTCACCCGCACTGGCGACCTCAACCAGGTGATCGCCGGCATCGACGCCGCGCGCCAGGCCGGCTTCCAGCGCACCAAGCTCAACTGCGTGGTGCTCAAGGGCCGCAACGACCACGAGCTGGTCGACCTGGTGCGCTTCGCCATCGACCGCGAGCTGGACATCACCTTCATCGAAGAGATGCCACTGGGGGTGATCAACGAACATGAACGCGGCGAGTCGTTCTGCTCCAGCGATGAAGTGCGCGATCGCCTGGCCGAGCACTTCACCCTGATCGAATCCACCGAATCGTCCCAGGGCCCGGCACGCTACTGGCGCCTGGCCGAAGCCGCCAACACCCGGGTCGGCTTCATCTCGCCGCACAGCCACAACTTCTGCGCCACCTGCAACCGCGTGCGCCTGACGGTCGAAGGCCGCCTGCTGCTGTGCCTGGGCAACGAACACTCGATGGACCTCAAGCAGGTGCTGCGTGCCCACCCCGGCGATGCAGCACGGCTGGACAAGGCCATCCGCGACTCGCTGCACCTCAAGCCCTACCGCCATCACTTCGAGGTCGGTGGCGAGGTGCAGATCCTGCGTTTCATGAACATGACCGGCGGCTGATCGGCCGCCTCTGGATTTCCATGATCGTCCACCCCCGCCCCGATGTACTGCGCGTGCTCTTCACCCTCAAGGGCTCGATCGTCAAGCGCATTGCCCTGCGCTGCCTGATGGTGACCTTGCTGGCCGCGCTGATCGTTCTGGTCGAGCGGCACTTCCCGGCTTTCTTCTACCCGGTCAGCGCTACGCCGTTCACCTTGCTTGGCCTGTCGCTGTCGATCTTCATGAGCTTTCGCAACACCGCCTGCTATGACCGTTGGTGGGAGGGGCGCAAGGCCTGGGGCAAGCTGATCATCGAAACCCGCTCGTTCATACGCGAGAGCGTGGTGATCGCCGACGAAAA carries:
- the moaA gene encoding GTP 3',8-cyclase MoaA — encoded protein: MEQNSRALIDGFNRKIDYLRMSVTDRCDFRCVYCMAEDMQFLPRQQILSLEELFQVAERFVALGTRKIRLTGGEPLVRQGIVDLCGRIAALPGLRELCMTSNGSQLGRLARPLFDAGVTRLNISLDSLDAERFKQLTRTGDLNQVIAGIDAARQAGFQRTKLNCVVLKGRNDHELVDLVRFAIDRELDITFIEEMPLGVINEHERGESFCSSDEVRDRLAEHFTLIESTESSQGPARYWRLAEAANTRVGFISPHSHNFCATCNRVRLTVEGRLLLCLGNEHSMDLKQVLRAHPGDAARLDKAIRDSLHLKPYRHHFEVGGEVQILRFMNMTGG